In Bacteriovorax stolpii, a single genomic region encodes these proteins:
- a CDS encoding GIY-YIG nuclease family protein: MNWYVYVILTTKGKLYTGISTDPERRFVEHLCDSKKGAKYFRTDSPVMIVHLEEFETMSEALKREIAIKKWPASKKRGLIPPEIN; the protein is encoded by the coding sequence ATGAACTGGTACGTCTACGTCATCTTAACCACGAAGGGAAAACTCTACACAGGAATTTCCACTGATCCTGAAAGGCGCTTTGTTGAACATTTATGTGATTCAAAAAAAGGCGCCAAATACTTCAGGACAGATTCTCCGGTGATGATTGTTCACCTGGAAGAGTTTGAGACGATGTCAGAAGCTCTAAAAAGAGAAATCGCTATTAAAAAATGGCCTGCGAGCAAAAAGCGCGGGCTCATCCCTCCAGAGATTAATTAA
- the dacB gene encoding D-alanyl-D-alanine carboxypeptidase/D-alanyl-D-alanine endopeptidase produces MRKITLKSSLLLCFLFISKNTHAGVQEDFQKIIKKHHFAESTLGLYVEDDGKKVVDINAGKLMVPASLTKVVTGGAILTKLPLNIKFVTELWSKAPIEGESLKGALCIKGGGDPSFVSEKMWYLVNEFTRSGVKTIEGDILIDASRFDSELFDAGRDSVRVDRAYDAPVSPVSFNWNSVNVYIRPGLKENDPARVFLDPINDYLELENRTKTVAKSGVKTIEVSRVKMGLRDKIIITGSISQNAGESVVYKSISNPSLWTGYHLKQFLLQRGIVVKGNIKEGDCESDSKVLAKVDSKYLNEMTSDMLKFSNNFVAEMLVKNLAAEEITKGKGASMKDGIESIKTYLDKLGLNRKDYVLENVSGLTRDNRFTAKQLALVLTSIKNDFLIFPEFLSGLPIAGVDGTMKNRLKTQDFSLVRAKTGYLDGVVGLAGYVGRKDNSPLIFVFMFNGGFDQGLAARPLFDALISELFKL; encoded by the coding sequence ATGCGAAAAATCACTCTCAAATCTTCATTACTTTTGTGTTTTTTATTTATTAGCAAAAACACTCATGCAGGTGTTCAGGAAGATTTTCAGAAAATCATTAAGAAACATCACTTCGCTGAGTCAACTCTTGGTTTATATGTTGAAGATGATGGAAAGAAAGTTGTCGATATCAACGCTGGAAAGTTGATGGTTCCAGCTTCACTGACAAAAGTGGTAACGGGCGGAGCGATTCTTACAAAACTTCCACTCAATATTAAATTCGTCACCGAGCTATGGAGCAAAGCACCTATTGAAGGTGAGAGCCTGAAAGGGGCCCTTTGTATTAAAGGCGGAGGAGATCCATCGTTTGTTTCGGAAAAAATGTGGTATCTGGTCAATGAGTTCACTCGCAGTGGTGTAAAAACAATTGAAGGAGATATCCTGATTGATGCCAGCCGCTTTGATTCAGAGCTCTTTGATGCTGGAAGAGATTCTGTGCGTGTTGACCGCGCTTACGATGCGCCGGTGTCTCCGGTTTCTTTTAACTGGAACAGCGTCAACGTTTATATTCGCCCGGGACTAAAAGAAAACGACCCGGCCAGAGTTTTCCTTGATCCAATCAACGATTATCTTGAATTAGAAAATAGAACGAAGACCGTCGCTAAGAGTGGTGTAAAGACGATTGAAGTCTCACGCGTAAAGATGGGGCTACGAGATAAGATCATTATTACTGGGAGCATTTCTCAAAACGCAGGTGAATCAGTTGTTTATAAGAGTATTTCAAACCCATCTCTGTGGACAGGGTATCACTTAAAGCAGTTCCTGCTACAGCGTGGAATTGTTGTTAAAGGAAATATCAAAGAAGGCGATTGTGAAAGCGATTCAAAAGTTCTGGCAAAAGTGGATTCAAAATACCTTAACGAAATGACCAGCGATATGCTGAAGTTCTCAAACAATTTTGTCGCGGAGATGCTGGTTAAAAACCTGGCGGCAGAAGAAATCACGAAAGGAAAAGGCGCTTCAATGAAAGATGGCATTGAAAGCATCAAGACTTATTTAGACAAGCTGGGTCTGAATAGAAAAGATTATGTTTTAGAAAATGTCTCAGGCTTAACTCGCGATAATCGTTTTACTGCTAAACAACTGGCCTTAGTTTTAACGAGTATTAAAAACGACTTCCTGATCTTCCCTGAATTCCTCTCAGGGCTTCCTATTGCCGGTGTAGATGGCACGATGAAGAATCGTCTAAAGACGCAGGACTTTAGTCTAGTGCGTGCGAAGACTGGTTATCTTGACGGAGTGGTGGGACTTGCAGGATATGTAGGAAGAAAAGACAATTCCCCTTTGATTTTTGTTTTTATGTTTAATGGTGGATTTGATCAAGGCCTTGCGGCCAGACCACTTTTTGATGCCCTCATTTCTGAGCTTTTTAAATTATAG
- a CDS encoding fumarate reductase/succinate dehydrogenase flavoprotein subunit: MKLDAKIPTGDLKDKWKNYQSHCRLINPANKRKLDIIVVGSGLAGAGAAATLAEGGYNVKCFCFQDTPRRAHSIAAQGGINAAKNYQNDGDNTWRMFYDTLKGGDFRSREANVYRLAELSAPLIDHFAQQGVPFAREYGGVLANRSFGGVQVQRTFYARGQTGQQLLLASYSQLSRQIAAKKVQMFSRHEVQEIVVIDGKARGVIVRDLVSGELSRHSAHAVVLATGGYSKVFFLSTLAMNCNGSAIWKAHKKGALFASPSFTQIHPTALPQGSETQSKLTLMSESLRNDGRIWVPKNKDEKRAPNDIPEEERDYYLERRYPAFGNLAPRDISSRAAKERIDAGYGVGPLKNAVYLDFKHSIARLGKDTIKSRYGNLFEMYLKITGIDAYTEPMKISPAPHFSMGGLWVDYELHTTLPGLYAIGECNFADHGANRLGANSLLQASVDGYFILPLTIGNYLADDLKTGKISTDHAAFSEAEASVKNKFEKIINNNGTKTVDSLHRRLGKIMWQECAMSRTKEGLEKAIREIRELREEFYKEVKVTGKIQEFNQELDKASRLVDFLEMAELMCVDALERNESCGAHFREEYQTSDGEALRNDESYSYVSAWEFKNVGNFILHKEELKFEFVQPSVRSYK, encoded by the coding sequence ATGAAATTAGATGCAAAAATCCCGACAGGTGACTTGAAAGATAAATGGAAAAATTATCAATCCCATTGTCGATTAATCAATCCTGCGAATAAAAGAAAATTGGATATCATTGTCGTCGGATCTGGACTTGCAGGGGCGGGGGCAGCCGCCACGCTGGCCGAAGGTGGCTATAATGTAAAATGCTTTTGCTTTCAAGATACACCAAGAAGGGCCCACTCAATTGCAGCTCAAGGTGGTATCAACGCTGCTAAAAATTATCAAAATGATGGCGATAATACATGGAGAATGTTCTATGACACTTTAAAAGGTGGAGACTTTCGTTCTCGTGAAGCTAATGTCTATCGCCTGGCCGAACTTTCAGCCCCTTTGATTGATCACTTTGCCCAGCAAGGAGTTCCTTTTGCCCGCGAATACGGCGGAGTCCTGGCCAATCGAAGTTTCGGAGGCGTTCAAGTTCAAAGAACATTCTATGCACGCGGACAGACGGGACAACAACTATTACTGGCAAGTTACTCACAATTATCAAGACAGATTGCTGCTAAGAAGGTGCAGATGTTCTCTCGCCATGAGGTTCAGGAAATTGTTGTCATTGATGGCAAGGCCCGTGGTGTGATTGTTCGCGACCTGGTAAGCGGTGAGTTGAGTCGTCACAGTGCACATGCAGTTGTTTTGGCCACTGGTGGTTATTCAAAAGTCTTCTTCCTGTCTACACTCGCAATGAACTGTAATGGTAGTGCAATATGGAAAGCACACAAAAAAGGGGCGCTGTTTGCTTCTCCAAGTTTTACACAAATTCACCCGACGGCTTTACCTCAAGGAAGTGAAACGCAATCAAAGTTAACTTTGATGAGTGAATCACTTAGAAACGATGGGCGCATTTGGGTACCCAAGAATAAGGATGAGAAACGGGCGCCAAATGACATCCCAGAAGAAGAGAGAGACTACTATCTTGAAAGGAGGTACCCGGCCTTTGGTAACCTGGCCCCAAGAGATATTTCTTCTCGAGCAGCAAAAGAAAGAATTGATGCTGGTTATGGAGTAGGGCCTCTCAAAAATGCAGTGTACCTGGATTTTAAGCATTCAATAGCTCGTTTAGGGAAAGATACGATTAAAAGTCGTTACGGCAATTTATTTGAAATGTATTTGAAGATCACTGGCATCGATGCTTATACAGAGCCTATGAAGATTTCTCCCGCTCCTCATTTTTCGATGGGAGGTCTTTGGGTGGATTACGAGTTGCACACAACTCTTCCGGGTTTATATGCCATCGGAGAATGTAATTTTGCCGATCACGGGGCAAACCGCCTGGGAGCAAATTCATTGTTGCAGGCAAGTGTTGATGGTTATTTCATCCTGCCATTAACCATTGGAAATTATCTCGCTGACGATTTAAAGACTGGAAAAATTTCTACCGACCATGCTGCTTTTAGTGAAGCAGAGGCTTCTGTAAAAAATAAATTCGAAAAAATTATCAATAACAACGGCACTAAAACAGTTGACTCTCTTCATAGAAGATTGGGGAAAATTATGTGGCAGGAGTGTGCCATGAGCAGAACCAAAGAAGGACTTGAAAAAGCGATCAGAGAAATCAGAGAGCTCAGAGAAGAATTCTATAAAGAAGTAAAAGTCACCGGCAAAATCCAGGAGTTTAATCAGGAGTTAGATAAAGCTTCGCGTTTGGTTGATTTTTTGGAGATGGCAGAGCTGATGTGTGTTGATGCCCTGGAGAGGAATGAATCTTGTGGAGCTCACTTTCGTGAAGAGTATCAAACCTCCGATGGCGAAGCACTTAGAAATGATGAAAGTTATTCTTATGTTTCAGCTTGGGAATTTAAAAATGTAGGAAATTTTATTCTTCATAAAGAAGAGTTAAAATTTGAATTTGTGCAACCTTCTGTCAGAAGTTACAAGTAG
- a CDS encoding succinate dehydrogenase cytochrome b subunit: MIIFKKTILALTGLFICIFLIAHLGANFLLLLPEEQARVMYNNYSSALRGNVFISVIAYINYACILFHVGYAIVVTRRNKAARNDRYLINHTSENSSWTSQNMMLLGAIIFCFIVIHMANFWFKVKIQGHHEDLYQMVIDLFKDPIYLAIYVIASLPLGLHLSHGVQSAFKTLGLYHHRYVGWMARISMAYALVIGCGFGIIPIILFFR, translated from the coding sequence ATGATCATCTTTAAAAAGACAATTCTCGCATTGACCGGACTTTTTATCTGCATTTTCTTAATTGCCCATTTAGGAGCAAATTTTCTTTTGCTCTTACCAGAAGAGCAGGCACGTGTGATGTACAACAATTACTCTTCTGCATTAAGAGGAAATGTTTTTATCTCAGTGATTGCTTATATTAACTATGCCTGCATTTTATTTCATGTTGGTTACGCCATTGTCGTAACTCGTAGAAATAAAGCGGCCAGAAATGATCGTTATCTGATAAATCACACTTCTGAAAACTCTAGCTGGACTTCTCAGAACATGATGCTTCTTGGGGCCATCATTTTTTGCTTCATTGTTATCCACATGGCCAATTTTTGGTTTAAAGTTAAAATTCAAGGTCACCATGAAGACCTCTATCAAATGGTCATTGATTTATTTAAAGACCCTATTTATCTCGCGATTTACGTCATTGCTTCTTTGCCATTGGGTTTACATCTCTCTCATGGAGTTCAAAGTGCTTTTAAAACATTGGGACTTTATCACCATCGGTATGTGGGTTGGATGGCCCGTATTTCTATGGCCTATGCCTTGGTTATCGGCTGTGGCTTCGGCATTATTCCCATCATTCTCTTTTTTAGGTAG
- a CDS encoding succinate dehydrogenase/fumarate reductase iron-sulfur subunit, whose protein sequence is MKINFKIWRQNNSKMKGHFKVYPLENITADMSLLEALDLLNEELVEKGETAVAFDHDCREGICGQCGIFINGRAHGPHDNQTTCQVHMRSFEDQSTIVLEPFRANAFPIVKDLVVNRSSFDRIIQKGGFISANTGGAPEANSIPIGKERADYAMDMAACIGCGACVATCKNASAALFTSAKINHLNALPQGNEEALSRTYNLVEQMQEEGFGHCSFTGACEVECPEHIPLTSIAKMNFDYMKAVAFKK, encoded by the coding sequence ATGAAAATCAATTTTAAAATCTGGCGCCAGAATAATAGTAAAATGAAAGGTCATTTTAAAGTTTACCCGCTGGAGAACATCACTGCTGATATGTCCTTGCTGGAAGCACTGGACTTGTTAAATGAAGAGCTGGTTGAAAAAGGAGAAACTGCTGTTGCTTTTGATCACGATTGCCGCGAAGGAATTTGTGGGCAATGCGGGATTTTTATCAATGGTCGGGCCCATGGGCCACATGATAACCAGACAACTTGTCAGGTGCACATGAGAAGCTTTGAAGACCAATCGACTATTGTGCTTGAGCCTTTCAGGGCCAATGCTTTTCCCATTGTTAAAGACCTGGTGGTCAACCGTTCGAGTTTTGACCGTATTATTCAAAAAGGTGGATTTATTTCTGCTAATACAGGTGGAGCACCCGAGGCGAATTCTATCCCTATAGGGAAAGAACGTGCCGATTACGCCATGGATATGGCCGCTTGTATTGGTTGTGGAGCATGCGTAGCAACTTGCAAAAACGCATCAGCAGCTCTTTTTACTTCAGCAAAAATAAATCATTTAAATGCACTACCACAGGGAAATGAAGAGGCTTTGAGCAGGACATACAATTTAGTTGAGCAAATGCAAGAGGAAGGTTTCGGGCATTGCTCTTTTACAGGTGCCTGCGAAGTTGAGTGTCCTGAACATATTCCTTTAACTTCTATCGCCAAAATGAATTTTGACTATATGAAAGCTGTGGCCTTTAAAAAGTAG
- a CDS encoding HD domain-containing protein — MKEFEEKFAEKINSALGSKDPAHDLAHVHRVVTTVKRLAKEENADENIVIPAAWLHDLVNLPKDHPDRKRASVLAADEAIVFLKSVEYPEKYFQGIHHAICAHSFSASIRPETIEAQIVQDADRLDALGAIGLGRLFSVITQLQRPFYDLADPFAENRPLNDKLYGIDHIHIKLKSIATTMNTASAKAEGLRRMKYIDEFLNQLKSEILF; from the coding sequence ATGAAAGAGTTTGAAGAAAAATTTGCAGAAAAGATTAATAGTGCTCTGGGGAGCAAAGACCCGGCCCATGATCTTGCTCACGTTCATCGTGTTGTGACTACTGTTAAGCGTTTAGCTAAAGAAGAAAACGCCGATGAAAATATTGTGATCCCTGCGGCCTGGTTACACGATCTAGTCAATCTTCCGAAAGATCATCCCGACCGAAAAAGAGCTTCGGTTCTCGCTGCTGATGAAGCCATTGTTTTTCTCAAGAGTGTGGAGTACCCGGAAAAATATTTTCAAGGTATTCATCACGCTATTTGCGCCCATAGTTTTTCTGCGAGCATAAGGCCAGAAACGATCGAAGCGCAGATTGTTCAAGACGCCGATCGTTTGGATGCGCTCGGGGCTATTGGATTGGGAAGGCTTTTTTCAGTTATCACACAACTACAAAGACCATTTTATGATTTAGCCGATCCTTTTGCTGAGAATCGTCCTTTAAATGATAAGTTATACGGAATTGATCATATACATATCAAACTGAAGTCCATCGCCACAACCATGAATACGGCATCTGCTAAGGCCGAGGGACTCCGAAGGATGAAGTATATTGATGAGTTTTTAAATCAATTAAAGTCAGAGATCCTTTTTTGA
- a CDS encoding type I phosphomannose isomerase catalytic subunit, which translates to MIYYLTPSAHRTIWGGQHLESLKNLPVSRGADPYGETWEISVHPQGPSFCQGKKLEVSSHAELPYLVKILDTSKNLSVQVHPDDEYARVHENSSGKAECYVIIACERNAILYLGMKPGVTRESFLKGLENKKNMSEYMNAFEVKPGDFFFTPPGSIHAIGAGITMAEVQQSSGITYRVWDWDRLDSEGKPRQLHVEKSLDVINFDPSANTKEFFKFTENIFNHNGAKVLAEHPDFKLTLVNLKKGQKISLPLSQSKRLPSILNLQGKLSVNNHLVEAYNSVLLKGETELNVVGVDGTSFLFIQ; encoded by the coding sequence ATGATTTATTATTTAACCCCTTCGGCCCACAGGACAATTTGGGGTGGACAACATTTAGAAAGTTTAAAAAACCTTCCAGTTTCAAGAGGAGCTGATCCCTATGGTGAAACATGGGAAATTTCAGTTCATCCTCAGGGGCCAAGTTTTTGTCAGGGAAAAAAATTAGAAGTTTCAAGTCATGCAGAACTTCCTTACTTGGTTAAAATTCTCGATACATCAAAAAATCTTTCTGTTCAGGTTCATCCCGATGATGAGTATGCCCGAGTTCATGAAAACAGCAGTGGAAAAGCTGAATGTTATGTCATTATCGCTTGCGAAAGAAATGCGATTTTATACCTGGGAATGAAGCCTGGTGTGACTAGAGAATCTTTCCTGAAAGGTTTAGAAAATAAGAAAAATATGAGCGAGTACATGAATGCTTTCGAGGTTAAACCTGGAGACTTTTTCTTTACTCCTCCTGGATCAATTCACGCCATCGGTGCTGGTATTACCATGGCCGAAGTTCAACAGAGCTCGGGAATCACTTACCGCGTCTGGGACTGGGATCGCCTGGATTCCGAAGGAAAACCGAGACAACTTCATGTGGAAAAATCACTAGATGTTATCAACTTTGATCCGTCGGCCAACACAAAAGAATTTTTTAAATTCACTGAAAATATTTTTAATCATAATGGGGCCAAGGTCTTAGCTGAGCATCCGGATTTTAAATTAACTTTGGTGAATTTGAAGAAGGGACAAAAAATTTCGCTTCCATTATCTCAATCCAAAAGACTTCCTTCGATTTTAAATCTGCAAGGAAAGTTATCGGTGAATAATCATCTCGTCGAAGCTTACAATTCTGTTTTACTTAAAGGTGAGACGGAATTGAATGTTGTCGGAGTAGATGGGACTTCGTTTCTTTTCATTCAGTAG
- the adeD gene encoding adenine deaminase: MSLAQKRTQTLSREELKNVLAVARGEQAADLIIKNVKILDLINGSTFESAIAIVGKTIAGIGLEYLDNDVPKAKRYLDAEGAVAVPGFIDGHLHIESSMMNPFEFERMTLPIGTTTAICDPHEITNVMGDKGYSWFLRSSELMHQNLFVQTSSCVPALPGFESNGGEFKLEEMLKYKQHPNVLGLAEMMNFPGVINANDAVLDKIEAYSDYNLDGHSPLVRGKALNAYIAAGIQNCHETVTKEEGFEKLQKGMALIIREGSVAKNIKTLAPLVSEFNSTQCLLCTDDRNPYEILEEGHINYLIKKMINEMKMEPHIAYRLSSYSAAKHFGLKRLGLIAPGKQADIVLLNDVRSVDIKDVLIAGKRVADLKLDDSINEKLTKSLPPLENTIKRKPLKESDFAYNLKAGKYNVIEIVKDEIITNHLVVNYDGKKFDQDDILFMANIERYGSELKPALGLVKGTGLKRGAIAASVAHDSHNLMVIGASLEDMVTAVNALIASGGGLCVALDKKVTGILELPLAGLLSLKTGGELFHDIKKLKTAYKECGVILDEPFIQMAFLALPVIPKLKLTDRGLFDVTTFSYISLEAK, encoded by the coding sequence ATGTCATTAGCACAAAAAAGAACGCAGACACTCTCACGTGAAGAATTAAAAAATGTTTTAGCCGTTGCCCGCGGAGAGCAGGCGGCAGATCTCATTATTAAGAATGTAAAAATCCTCGACCTGATCAATGGATCAACATTTGAGTCAGCGATTGCCATCGTGGGAAAAACGATTGCAGGTATTGGCTTAGAGTATTTAGATAACGATGTCCCAAAAGCGAAACGCTACCTGGATGCAGAAGGAGCAGTGGCCGTTCCTGGTTTTATTGATGGTCACTTGCATATTGAATCTTCAATGATGAATCCATTTGAATTTGAGCGCATGACTCTTCCGATTGGAACGACAACAGCAATCTGTGATCCGCACGAAATCACCAACGTCATGGGTGATAAAGGGTACTCGTGGTTTTTGCGCTCATCAGAATTAATGCACCAGAATCTTTTCGTGCAAACTTCTTCATGTGTTCCGGCCCTTCCGGGGTTTGAGAGCAACGGGGGAGAGTTTAAGTTAGAAGAGATGCTCAAATACAAACAGCACCCTAACGTTTTAGGATTAGCGGAAATGATGAACTTCCCGGGAGTCATTAATGCTAACGATGCCGTTTTAGATAAGATTGAAGCTTATTCGGATTACAACCTTGATGGACACTCGCCACTTGTTCGCGGAAAAGCGCTAAACGCTTATATTGCTGCCGGCATTCAAAACTGCCATGAGACAGTGACGAAAGAAGAAGGTTTTGAAAAATTGCAAAAGGGAATGGCGCTTATTATCCGCGAAGGCTCTGTTGCAAAAAATATCAAAACCCTGGCTCCGCTGGTGAGTGAATTTAATTCAACTCAATGTCTTCTGTGCACAGACGACAGGAATCCATACGAAATCCTGGAAGAAGGACACATTAACTACCTGATCAAAAAAATGATCAACGAAATGAAAATGGAGCCGCATATTGCTTACCGCTTATCTTCTTATTCAGCGGCAAAACATTTTGGCCTAAAGAGGCTGGGGTTAATTGCTCCGGGGAAACAAGCTGATATCGTTTTACTAAATGACGTTCGCTCCGTTGATATCAAAGACGTACTAATCGCCGGAAAAAGAGTGGCGGATTTAAAACTTGATGATTCAATCAACGAGAAATTAACAAAGTCTCTTCCACCTTTAGAAAATACAATCAAAAGAAAGCCGCTTAAAGAAAGCGATTTCGCTTACAATTTAAAAGCTGGCAAATACAACGTTATTGAAATCGTCAAAGACGAAATTATCACTAACCATTTAGTCGTAAATTACGATGGAAAGAAATTCGATCAAGACGACATTCTTTTTATGGCTAATATCGAACGCTATGGCTCTGAATTAAAACCGGCTCTAGGTCTGGTGAAAGGAACGGGATTAAAGAGAGGGGCTATTGCGGCTTCTGTGGCCCACGACTCACACAACTTAATGGTGATTGGTGCCTCGCTTGAAGATATGGTGACTGCGGTTAACGCTCTTATCGCTTCAGGAGGAGGGTTGTGTGTGGCCCTGGATAAAAAGGTCACAGGCATTTTAGAACTTCCTCTAGCTGGTCTTTTAAGTTTAAAGACGGGAGGAGAGCTCTTCCACGATATTAAAAAACTAAAGACTGCCTACAAAGAGTGTGGAGTCATTCTCGATGAACCATTTATCCAGATGGCCTTCCTTGCTTTGCCAGTTATCCCGAAACTAAAACTTACTGACCGCGGTTTATTTGATGTGACAACATTTTCGTACATTTCACTTGAGGCGAAATGA
- a CDS encoding esterase-like activity of phytase family protein, translated as MTKTVRTLLAFFLITTLNYSYAADKLRFIGDVTFPTGEMFAKTEIGGLSGIAYDKNKKRMLAVSDDKSLVNETRFYEFDISLTEKSFSVKPAVVVRLKNKAGNFFKKGEADFEGIALYGNDVLISSEGAINRTKPTPPELYRFNRMGDFVGMISIPEKFLLPRKEHTDKLYGSRDNHSFEALSTSLDGKTTYMGSEEALFQDGPITTISYSSHTRIILYKDLKPTTEIAYQLDKVEAIKAAVGTEKSEEKADLTTGENGLVDIAAINDKTFYTMERSWIPFINKNVIRIFKCTITDKTTDISKMESLKDQSFVAVEKELVADLDDFIPQMTIKELDNIEGIAFGPLLANGNRSLVVVSDNNFGKTQRTLFMAFELISSK; from the coding sequence GTGACTAAAACAGTTAGAACTCTCCTGGCGTTTTTTCTTATTACAACTCTCAACTACTCTTATGCTGCCGATAAACTTCGCTTTATCGGAGACGTGACTTTTCCTACTGGAGAGATGTTTGCGAAAACTGAAATAGGTGGTCTTTCTGGTATTGCTTATGACAAAAATAAAAAGCGCATGCTGGCGGTGAGCGACGATAAATCTCTCGTCAATGAGACGCGCTTTTACGAATTCGATATCTCCTTAACTGAGAAATCTTTTTCAGTTAAACCTGCTGTTGTTGTGAGATTAAAAAATAAGGCCGGCAATTTTTTTAAGAAAGGCGAAGCCGATTTTGAAGGAATCGCTCTCTATGGAAATGATGTTTTAATCAGCTCTGAAGGCGCCATCAACCGCACGAAACCAACCCCTCCAGAACTTTACCGCTTTAACCGCATGGGCGATTTTGTCGGCATGATTTCTATTCCAGAAAAATTCCTGCTTCCAAGAAAAGAGCACACAGATAAACTTTATGGCTCGCGCGACAACCACTCTTTTGAAGCTCTTTCAACGAGCCTTGATGGAAAGACAACTTACATGGGAAGCGAAGAGGCCTTATTTCAAGACGGCCCGATTACGACGATCTCTTATAGCTCTCACACGCGCATTATTCTTTATAAAGACCTAAAACCAACAACTGAAATCGCCTACCAGCTAGATAAGGTAGAGGCCATCAAGGCCGCTGTGGGAACTGAAAAGTCTGAAGAAAAAGCAGATTTAACAACTGGAGAAAATGGTCTGGTTGATATCGCGGCCATTAATGATAAGACTTTCTATACAATGGAGCGCAGCTGGATTCCTTTCATCAATAAAAACGTTATCCGCATCTTTAAATGCACGATCACTGATAAGACCACAGACATCTCTAAGATGGAGTCTCTTAAAGACCAGAGTTTCGTAGCTGTTGAAAAAGAGCTTGTGGCCGACCTGGATGACTTCATCCCACAGATGACTATAAAGGAGCTGGATAACATCGAAGGAATCGCTTTTGGACCACTCCTGGCCAATGGGAATAGGTCCTTAGTAGTCGTCAGTGATAACAACTTCGGAAAGACCCAAAGAACGCTTTTTATGGCCTTTGAACTTATTTCTTCTAAGTAG